tctctctctctctctctctctctcctactccaaCACCCCTTTctccaccctttctctccctcattatctcagtcccttccctccctcactcactccctccctcacccctcacttcacccttccctcactcctcactccacccttccctcacaccctcacactcacccctttactctctccctacctcactcactcactctctccactCTTTCTTCAGTCCTTTACTCTccccacccatccctccctcattccctcactcactccttcattctcATCTTCCGCAGGCTGCAATTTCATCAAGGCGGCCAAGGAGAAGGCAGACAGCTTGGACTTAACAGGGTGGATCAAGAACAACAAGACCGGCACGGTGGGCGGACGCATTCAAGGCACCAAGGCCAACGTTGACCAGATGTGCGTGTCCTGGGAGGCTGGGAAGCAAGGgaaagcaagggaagggaagggaaggacttgtaggaagaaggaacaagcggaaggaaagaatggaaggcgAATAGAGAAGAGTAACGGAATAATAAGCTTTGAAGGATGAGGAGGGTGGAAAATAAGTTggtaaagaatatgaaaagggtaaaaaaaacagCTCGTAGTGGAAAGGCGGGGGCTGAAAAAGAGATTAGTAGAATgcagagaatggaagaagggtGATAAAAATTAGGAAAGTGCAGGTAAACAGGTCGTAAGAAGAGGGATTcaagagatagaagaaagagataagaaagggtAGAGGAATGTTGgtataggaagaagaaataaggaaatggaaggaatggcGAATGAAAAAGGGGGGATTAAAGGATAAAATAACAAACCTCGAGAggtggaagggatgggaaggatgaaaaggaggatgatAGGAGATAAGAAAAGGTAGGAAGACATGCTGgtataaaaagaggaaataaggaaatggaaTGAATATAGGATGAATAGGAGTGAAGAAGGATGAAATAAGAAATCTCGAGGAATGAAAGGggtgggaaggatggaagggaaaaccAAAGTTCTTCGTTAGGAGGACTATATTAAGGAAAgcgaacgtaaaaaaaaaaaaaaaaaaaaaaaaaaaaactcttaggGAACGAATTACTGTAACTAAATTATAAGAAGCGAATGTTTTGGCAGAGATTCAGTGAGAAATTGACTCGaacgaaaagggaaagagaaaaaggaaaaggtttGTTGGAGAAAGAACTAAAGATGTAATTATTCTGACTACGACTGTAAGGAATAAAGGTTCCCGTACAGATCTTGTTAGAAAAAAGACacgaacggagagagagagagagagagagagagagagagagagagagagagagagagagagagagagagagtttgttgaCTAATGGACTAATAATTCTAGCTATGTGGAAAGAagtgaatgttttaatagtggTTATttagtaagataaaaaaaaaaacacgaacgaaaaaggaaaaagagagagaaaaaaaaaagtttgttgagTAGGGAACTTCACTACAAGATAAGAAATATTATAATAAATattcagtcaaaaaaaaaaaaaagcgaacgaagagagacagagagagagagaaaaaaaaaacaggaagagttTGTTGAGACTGAATAGAGATGTTGAATATATAGTGATGAATGAGGTGAGGAGGGGGTGAAGGTTGTGAGTGTGGTGGGTTGCGGTGATGGGTAAGTGATGGAGGGgggtggcagaggaggagggtcaaggagtgtggtggtggtggtggtggtggtgatggaagggaacagagatgaaggaatgaatggaaagataaagaaagattataaaaaaaaggacagagggatgaaagtacgagagagagagagagagagagagagagagagagagagagagagagagagagagagagagagagagagagagagagagagagagagagagagaggctaaaactattgataataaataactacatgacaagataaagtagtagtagtagtagtagtagtagtggtagtagtagcagtgccTTGCCAACATTGTTAATGGTCACCCAACACCACATTCACGCTGCTCAGGGTGCCAACTGATCCacgggagaggctgggagaggatgagggggcACTGTGGCGGCGTGGGGGCGGGGGATAATACAGTGAGAGGGGGAGTGAcggagaggggaggtgggggaaaaCAGCTTGTACCCTAACCATGAGTTGCTACCATTACCACAACTTTTgtacgagtggtggtggtggtggtggtgtggtgaggtgtggctGTGATGctttttgtggtgtgtgtgtgtgtgtgtgtgtgtgtgtgtgtgcgtttggaAGCTAGTAGAagtgaggtggtggaggagaaaaagttgtgtgtgtgtgtgtgtgtgtgtgtgtgtgtgtgtgtgtgtgtgtgtgtgtgccaaaggAAAGCATTCACAGCACACAATCTTGGGTTTATTTCCTCTCAGCCAAAACAGTGAAGAGACCCAAGGATCACGTTACTTATGAAATCTAACGCTCACTCgctgtctccttccctccctccctaaatAGAGCGCCACTTCTCACGCCAATGTTCTCCCTTCAAGTCTGCAAAGTTTATGGCCCGAGTTGTATAAGTATTGGTCATATGAACATTCCAAGTGCTCGTATGCGCCGTATGTTAAAATCTCATGCAGGAAAATATTCAAGGAAACGTGAATTTTGGGGTTTTTAAAAGGTTTGAGACAAgtgtttctattttatttgtattcgtAAACATGtgatttagtctctctctctctctctctctctctctctctctctctctctctctctctctctctctctctctctctctctctctccatacctccttttcctcttctttcccctaaTTCCtatgttctttcttctcttcctcggcTTCCTACTAAACTAAaatgttttcatttgttattgttttctctctctcttactcactcaTTAACCTTCTCCACAAGCCTTGGCCATCTTCCACTTATTGCTTAGTCaggtaagaaaagtaaaaaaaatgcattaaaagcCCCTTACGTGTGACAGGGTGAAATGGCTGAGTGAGGAAGGCAGCCCGGGCAGCGAGATTGAGCGGTGCCAGCTGACCAACCAGCAAGCCATCATTCGCCCAGATTACAACAAGTTCTTCCTCAGATTTTAAGTCATCGCCACACCCTGGTAGTAAGTTAACTGGCACATACGCAGTGGTGGGGTGGTGTTCAGGTGTTCCCGTCACCCCGCCCCCCACCCCAGGAACAGAAATTTGGAGCTCAGTCATAACAGTGGTAGATAAATGATATAGATTCGTTAATAAGAttattagtgccgagtcattagggagctaaAATCAACCTATTGACTGCTATTTGGTCCATCTTCCATTAATTACTAAAAACTTTGAGTCTTAAgacatttttacttgttctacagccacatccaatctttaaatatggtagaaattgcaaaatctattctttttaatcttctttcttgtagatgcttataaagatttcttcCATTACTTCTGGTGGTGGTAAATGTTTCCCACCGTAGTGAATGGGTTAAGAGTTTAGATGAATGTTTGAATGAAGGCGACAGGTGGAAATGGGTAGGAACATTTAATgttgggactgccacgtgtaggcctgatggctttttgcagcctcacttattttattatgattatgtgTTCTAATGAAGGGATCTGAACTTACTTGCAGGACCTCCTTGAACTGTGTGTGCCAACAGAGTGTTTCCATCACCACTGCCTCGCCTGAACCTCTCCTCCACGCAGGAACAAGACTGAAGACACCGCGAATCCACACCGCAAATGATTTACCTTAAGGAAGAAGACGAACGTTCTTACTTACCGTGCTGTCTGAGGGATTAGTCAAGGAAAGATGGTGTCTCAGTCGGTAacagctgctgcttcttcttttcaatTTCAGTCCCTATACAGGGTTTTGAATGAGACttttccagttgtttctgtctcGTGCcatcctttcatttattcctttgtcTCTCATGTCTTCATTGcagcctttcctctttctcctcgcatTCCTGTCTAGGTTTATTAAGGGCAACCATCTTGAGGCGACTCCATGAAGCCTCTACTGCTGCCTTGCGGTGAAGCTTCGTCCGGAGAGGTTCGGTGGTTTGAGTCAAAACACCATCCTACAAGTAACGAAATCTGGTTCACAAGGTTcaaggaatacacacacacacacacacacacacacacacctattcctcatttgttttttttttttttttttcttttttttcaccaagcTCCATAATTTCACTTCCTTCAAATAAACGTCTCGATAGATTAGTATTTATATCTAGCAGAAGTTTTGcgttcatttatcatttattttcattcctagGCGTCAGTCGTGCATGTATAATGATAAGTTTTAGTTCCAAATCTCGCGAGTGGAGGTGCTAAGTAATAACACTGTCTGAACGGTAACAATAGACATGGCGACGTGAAGGTGGGGGGGCGGCCGAGCTGTTACGAAGACACTTTCTGTATCCCGGCCCAGACTTGTGTGAGCGCCAGTACACCCCAGCTTGGTCAGAAGTCGGAGTATTTAGGCAATTATGCATAAAGTTTCATTCCCCAAATAACCTCAGACGTATTCATGCAG
Above is a window of Scylla paramamosain isolate STU-SP2022 chromosome 31, ASM3559412v1, whole genome shotgun sequence DNA encoding:
- the LOC135116517 gene encoding acylphosphatase-2-like, producing MEMASADYEVFGKVQGCNFIKAAKEKADSLDLTGWIKNNKTGTVGGRIQGTKANVDQMVKWLSEEGSPGSEIERCQLTNQQAIIRPDYNKFFLRF